In Moorena sp. SIOASIH, the following proteins share a genomic window:
- the rppB gene encoding two-component system sensor histidine kinase RppB yields the protein MNRNKLFNQTRGKLALSYAIVMGFILSLLGFGVYRAIVHTHLVTSDRELKSVAGTLHDSLEWKLKEPGQVEPIIGELLPNLCIVGVNCSKPLVSSQRHILSALSQGHYYIRLFDTSGRLIAVAGSYPEGLPHVFNQAPWQTISDGKGNSYHQISLSLHTQDQRDWGYLQVGHSLQDLNDYLNTVKLILALGLPMAMILVGSGSWWLAGLAMEPIYQSYRQIQQFTADAAHELRTPIAATLATVESGLLMPSLDQQEARNILEIVERQNQRLSQLVADLLLLSRLDRQPSVAHQTCCLNDLVSDLVEELAALAIASEITLTSSVRVQTPLEVVGDSEQLYRLVSNLIINGIQYTPVGGKVTVILDKSDQHAVIQVEDTGIGIAQEDQGRIFDRFYRVNCDRSRHTGGSGLGLAIANAIAQAHHGSLQVYSERGVGSRFTLRLPKAVNSFDQEHFSAQVFFQSNS from the coding sequence ATGAATCGAAATAAGCTATTTAACCAGACTCGTGGGAAATTAGCACTTTCCTATGCCATCGTCATGGGGTTTATTTTGAGCCTGTTGGGATTTGGTGTTTACAGAGCGATCGTTCATACCCATTTAGTCACTTCAGACCGGGAGTTAAAATCCGTTGCGGGGACACTCCATGATAGTCTCGAATGGAAGCTCAAGGAACCGGGACAGGTAGAGCCGATAATTGGGGAACTTTTACCGAATCTGTGTATCGTTGGAGTGAACTGTTCTAAACCACTGGTGAGTTCCCAACGCCACATCCTCAGTGCTCTTAGCCAAGGTCACTACTACATCCGCCTATTTGATACCTCAGGACGTTTAATTGCCGTTGCAGGAAGTTACCCAGAGGGATTACCCCACGTGTTTAATCAAGCACCTTGGCAAACCATTTCCGATGGTAAGGGCAACTCCTATCACCAAATTTCTCTATCGCTACATACTCAAGATCAGCGGGATTGGGGGTATTTGCAGGTGGGGCACTCTCTACAAGACCTCAACGACTACCTCAATACGGTAAAATTAATCTTGGCATTAGGGCTGCCAATGGCCATGATCTTAGTCGGCAGTGGCAGTTGGTGGTTAGCAGGGTTGGCAATGGAACCTATTTACCAATCCTACAGACAGATTCAACAGTTTACCGCCGATGCTGCCCACGAGCTACGGACACCGATAGCGGCTACACTGGCAACTGTTGAATCGGGGCTTTTGATGCCTAGCTTGGATCAACAAGAAGCACGAAACATTCTGGAAATTGTTGAACGTCAAAATCAGCGGCTGAGTCAGTTAGTTGCCGATTTGTTGTTGTTGTCTCGCTTAGATAGACAACCTTCTGTGGCTCACCAGACATGCTGTCTCAATGACCTGGTTAGCGATTTAGTTGAGGAATTAGCAGCCTTGGCAATCGCTTCCGAAATTACACTGACATCTTCGGTGCGAGTGCAAACTCCTCTGGAAGTTGTGGGTGATTCTGAGCAGCTTTATCGCCTAGTTTCTAATTTAATTATTAATGGTATCCAATACACCCCTGTGGGTGGTAAAGTAACTGTTATTTTAGACAAGAGCGACCAACACGCGGTGATCCAGGTAGAAGATACGGGGATTGGTATTGCCCAAGAAGACCAAGGGCGAATTTTTGATCGCTTTTATCGGGTAAATTGCGATCGCTCTCGTCACACAGGAGGTTCCGGATTAGGACTGGCAATTGCTAATGCGATCGCTCAAGCACACCACGGTAGCTTACAAGTATACAGCGAACGAGGTGTTGGTAGTAGGTTTACTCTTCGATTACCCAAGGCAGTTAATTCCTTTGATCAGGAACACTTTAGCGCTCAAGTTTTTTTTCAGTCCAATTCCTAA
- the speY gene encoding deoxyhypusine synthase, with translation MPTKENRFLQGRKIAPNPITAGIPITELIDQTFLAYNSGRLREACQLLVERMLQPNVTVGLSLTGALTPAGLGMAAVIPLMEAGFVDWIVSTGANLYHDAHFGIGLELHQGRHDISDVVLQKEGVVRIYDIFFDYDVLLSTDKFFRQIIEQPEFKGRMGTAEFHYLCGKYIAAREQTLALENQSLLAAAYRLGVPIYTSSPGDSSIGMNLAALGLQETGPIIDVSLDVNETAAIVLAAKNNGGASGIWILGGGSPKNFILQTEPYLQEVLGIDEKGHDYYLQVTDARPDTGGLSGATPSEAVSWCKLDPQKLSETVVVYCDSTIAMPLLTAYCLAKVAPRPLKRLYDQRKALLEQLKKAHLATQATAVR, from the coding sequence ATGCCCACCAAAGAAAATCGGTTTTTGCAAGGGCGTAAAATCGCTCCGAATCCGATTACCGCAGGAATCCCAATCACAGAGTTGATTGACCAGACGTTTCTAGCCTACAATTCCGGTCGGTTACGAGAAGCCTGCCAATTATTGGTAGAGCGGATGTTGCAGCCCAACGTAACGGTGGGTTTAAGTTTGACAGGAGCATTAACCCCCGCAGGGTTAGGAATGGCTGCAGTGATTCCACTGATGGAGGCAGGGTTTGTCGATTGGATAGTATCTACGGGAGCCAATCTCTACCACGACGCTCACTTTGGGATCGGATTGGAACTCCATCAAGGGCGGCACGATATTAGTGATGTGGTATTGCAGAAAGAAGGAGTTGTCCGGATCTATGACATTTTCTTCGATTATGACGTGCTGCTATCAACGGATAAGTTCTTTCGTCAGATCATTGAACAGCCTGAGTTTAAGGGTCGAATGGGAACGGCAGAGTTTCACTACCTCTGCGGTAAGTACATTGCTGCACGGGAGCAGACATTGGCACTGGAAAACCAATCCCTGCTGGCGGCAGCTTATCGATTAGGAGTCCCCATCTATACCTCCAGTCCTGGAGATAGTTCGATTGGGATGAATTTAGCAGCGCTAGGGTTGCAGGAAACCGGACCAATCATTGATGTGTCCTTGGATGTGAATGAAACGGCAGCAATTGTGCTGGCAGCTAAAAACAATGGCGGAGCCAGTGGGATTTGGATCTTGGGAGGTGGCTCGCCGAAAAATTTCATCTTGCAGACGGAACCGTATCTTCAAGAAGTCTTGGGTATTGATGAGAAGGGGCATGATTACTATCTTCAGGTAACTGATGCCCGTCCAGACACAGGGGGTTTGTCAGGAGCAACCCCATCAGAGGCGGTCTCTTGGTGCAAGCTTGATCCACAGAAGTTATCAGAAACAGTAGTGGTTTATTGCGACTCGACCATTGCTATGCCCCTACTGACAGCTTACTGCCTAGCTAAGGTAGCGCCTCGTCCTCTAAAACGCCTCTATGACCAACGGAAAGCTTTACTGGAGCAGTTGAAAAAGGCACATTTGGCTACCCAGGCTACAGCAGTCAGGTGA
- a CDS encoding agmatinase family protein: protein MNQASFNPNEITVPNGCFFGLPYSVEEASIVFLPVPWDVTTSYREGAANGPQAIIEASVQLDWYDFDVPQAWETRCGTIPINSALLDQNRAMRLIAKGIIQYLEAGGNVDDDAIAKQLAIVNTACAGLNNWVYTQALELLEQGKLVAIVGGDHSVPLGLMQALTQQHEEYGILQIDAHADLRQAYEGFTYSHASIMYNALTLPQINRLVQVGIRDVCEEEMSWAHSDHRIVVFDDWQLKANTYEGITWAAQCQEIIANLPNKVYISFDIDGLNPSYCPNTGTPVPGGLEYNEAIYLVRSLVKAGKTIIGFDLCEVAPGDSGDEWDGNVGARILYKLACLTRYRNSL from the coding sequence ATGAATCAAGCCAGTTTTAATCCAAATGAGATTACTGTGCCCAATGGCTGCTTCTTTGGCTTGCCCTATTCGGTTGAAGAGGCTTCAATCGTTTTCCTGCCTGTTCCTTGGGACGTGACCACATCTTACCGAGAGGGCGCAGCAAACGGTCCCCAAGCAATAATAGAAGCTTCGGTACAGTTAGATTGGTACGACTTTGATGTACCCCAAGCTTGGGAAACCAGGTGCGGGACTATACCGATTAACTCAGCTCTCCTTGACCAAAATCGTGCCATGAGGTTGATAGCTAAAGGGATTATTCAGTATTTAGAAGCTGGTGGCAATGTGGATGATGATGCGATCGCAAAACAGTTAGCCATCGTTAATACTGCCTGTGCTGGACTCAACAACTGGGTTTACACTCAAGCACTCGAACTGCTGGAGCAAGGCAAGCTGGTTGCCATCGTCGGTGGAGATCACAGTGTTCCTCTTGGGTTAATGCAAGCCCTAACACAGCAACACGAGGAATACGGCATTTTACAAATTGATGCCCATGCCGATCTCCGGCAAGCCTATGAAGGGTTTACTTACTCCCATGCCTCGATCATGTACAATGCCCTGACCCTACCTCAGATTAATCGTTTAGTTCAGGTTGGCATCCGAGATGTTTGTGAAGAGGAAATGTCTTGGGCTCATAGCGATCACCGGATTGTAGTGTTTGATGACTGGCAGCTCAAAGCTAACACTTACGAAGGTATAACCTGGGCAGCCCAGTGCCAGGAAATTATTGCTAATTTACCGAATAAAGTTTATATTAGCTTTGACATTGACGGATTAAACCCCTCTTATTGTCCCAATACAGGTACTCCTGTACCGGGAGGATTGGAATATAACGAGGCAATTTATTTAGTGCGATCGCTAGTCAAAGCTGGAAAAACTATTATTGGTTTTGATCTGTGCGAAGTTGCTCCCGGAGACTCTGGGGATGAGTGGGATGGCAATGTTGGGGCTAGAATTTTGTACAAGCTTGCCTGTTTGACTAGGTATAGGAATAGTTTATAG
- the rppA gene encoding two-component system response regulator RppA, with protein sequence MRVLLVEDEPDLGAAIKRALNIEKYVVDLVVNGTDAWGYLNNHETQYTLAIFDWLLPGLSGLELLRQLRYRNNPLPILMLTAKDRLEDRVMGLDTGADDYLVKPFRMAELLARVRALHRRTPVLQPQQLQVGELILDYGNRTVYRLAANSEKLEIPLTNKEFQLLEYFMKHPNQVMTTNQIRNQLWEVSAEPISNVVAAQMRLLRRKLESINSSIPIETVHGLGYCLNLKK encoded by the coding sequence ATGAGAGTACTGCTAGTTGAAGATGAGCCAGATTTGGGTGCTGCAATTAAGCGAGCGTTGAATATAGAGAAGTACGTGGTGGACTTGGTTGTTAACGGCACTGACGCTTGGGGTTATTTAAACAACCACGAAACCCAATATACCCTAGCTATCTTCGACTGGTTGCTGCCAGGGCTATCGGGACTAGAGTTACTGCGTCAGTTACGCTATCGTAATAATCCCTTACCTATTTTGATGCTAACGGCAAAAGACCGCTTGGAAGATAGAGTGATGGGTTTGGATACGGGAGCCGATGACTATTTAGTCAAACCCTTCCGAATGGCAGAGTTGCTAGCAAGAGTTAGAGCCTTGCACCGGCGAACACCGGTACTCCAGCCCCAACAACTTCAGGTGGGTGAGCTTATTTTAGACTATGGTAACCGAACGGTTTATCGTCTTGCTGCTAACAGTGAGAAACTCGAGATTCCACTAACAAATAAAGAATTCCAGCTCTTAGAGTATTTCATGAAGCATCCCAATCAGGTGATGACCACCAACCAAATTCGCAATCAGCTTTGGGAAGTTAGTGCAGAACCGATTAGTAACGTAGTGGCGGCTCAAATGCGCTTGCTACGTCGGAAACTCGAATCAATCAACTCCAGCATTCCCATTGAAACTGTGCATGGTTTGGGGTATTGTCTCAATTTGAAAAAATAA
- a CDS encoding Dps family protein — translation MATIVPVNIGINEQDRKEIAEGLSRLLADTYTLYLKTHAFHWNVTGPMFNSLHLMFEQQYNELALAVDAVAERIRTLGYPAPGSYSQYAELSSIPETSDVPEAEEMVRLLVEGNEAVVRTARSVFPAAERANDESTADLLTQRMSIHEKTAWMLRSILK, via the coding sequence ATGGCAACGATTGTACCTGTCAATATTGGTATCAATGAACAAGACCGCAAAGAGATTGCTGAGGGACTGTCTCGTCTGCTAGCGGACACTTATACCCTATACCTGAAGACTCATGCCTTCCACTGGAATGTTACCGGACCAATGTTCAACTCCCTACACCTGATGTTTGAGCAACAGTACAATGAGTTGGCTTTAGCAGTGGATGCGGTAGCAGAGCGGATTCGTACCCTAGGCTATCCTGCTCCTGGTAGCTACAGTCAGTATGCGGAATTATCCTCCATTCCAGAAACCAGCGATGTTCCGGAGGCTGAGGAAATGGTGCGCTTGCTAGTGGAAGGCAATGAGGCAGTGGTAAGAACTGCACGGTCTGTTTTCCCAGCCGCTGAACGTGCTAACGATGAGTCCACAGCTGACCTGTTGACCCAACGGATGAGCATACACGAGAAAACGGCTTGGATGCTGCGCAGTATTTTAAAATAG
- a CDS encoding CHAT domain-containing tetratricopeptide repeat protein: protein MDEQSSKAYLKLINALLTCSSGKESEILRANQELIDKKLILTMVIVSETLAEQGDRTAADWLQNLAEQLAEALGGLEQFKSQTNKKSNSAALSISEVYVEFLMEVLQATAESQGNHQVVYPLLQANLDKLDDNLTQILRVWFEGILSENQPDQAQNIAVIVSDFSNLIKQFPLGSRAINLEIAITGFEIGLTTFTREAFPEEWGIIQNNLGNGYKDRILGNRAENLEQAIACYQNALRVYTCNEFPQLWAATQNNLANAYSDRIYKERTDNLEQAIGCYQNALRVYTREAFPQQWSTINNNLGAVYSKRIRGDQADNLEIALQAYHRALEVRTREAFPMDWAATKSNLATAYSDRIRGNRADNLELAIACYQNALEVYTRLAFPQAWAMTQNNLAVAYRERIRGDKATNLEMSIQAYYSALEVRTREAFPIDWAATQSNLAIAYSDRIRGNRADNLELAIACSQSALQVYTREAFPEQWARTQSNLATAYRELGQIAKALTCYKNALEVFFPTAFPVDCLRVGRNLGDTAFAAGFWTEAIEGYDIAIEAVEQSRTWASTEARREEILSAAIDVYGNMVQACINSEQFDRALEYVERSKARNLVEILVTKNLYPKGNIPKTVLKELDRLRREIVGEQRRLKIEESIRSTDGSFDPSIDIKQNRIKLEQLIRQLDQLIKHDIHPIDPAFNFTQKVEPISFKQIQQLLPDQQTALIEWYVTSETFLTFIITSSSHMPMVWQASPEDLQTLLDWTSSYLSSYYDNRQKWRHELDDRLRQLADLLNLNHLLSLIPIDCERLILIPHRFLHMFPLHALEIAGQNAKVNSQNSATELLNNLTLGESLAISTQLREENTKRELPLAKDDIVEQKRQNCLLDLYPGGVSYAPSCKLLQTVEATHTSPQQHNFDRLFTVQNPTDDLDFTDLEVTAISSYFDHAYILAKQAATKAATKEALNQENALQNANCVHFSCHGYFNLASPLESGLRLANDEHLTLGEIFEFNLPKCRLVTLSACETGLTDITSLSDEYTSLPSGFLYAGSSNVVSSLWAVNDLPTTFLMIKFYENLKHKTSANIALSQAQLWLRDTTLYELEEWIEQRQLPFDHKLRKLWSQWFNQVQGSDKPFAHPFYWAAFTCQGL from the coding sequence ATGGATGAACAATCTAGTAAAGCTTATTTAAAATTAATCAATGCTTTACTTACCTGCTCTAGTGGTAAAGAATCAGAAATTTTGAGAGCTAATCAAGAGTTGATAGATAAAAAATTGATACTCACAATGGTAATAGTGTCCGAAACACTTGCAGAACAGGGTGATCGTACAGCGGCTGATTGGTTGCAAAACCTAGCAGAGCAATTAGCTGAAGCGCTGGGAGGATTAGAGCAGTTTAAAAGTCAGACAAATAAAAAAAGTAACTCAGCAGCATTGTCTATTTCTGAAGTCTATGTTGAGTTTTTGATGGAGGTATTACAGGCGACTGCGGAGAGCCAGGGTAATCATCAGGTGGTCTATCCATTACTACAAGCAAATCTGGACAAACTAGATGATAACTTAACTCAAATTTTGAGAGTCTGGTTTGAGGGAATACTATCGGAAAACCAGCCAGACCAGGCACAAAATATCGCCGTTATAGTTAGTGATTTCAGTAACTTGATTAAACAGTTTCCGCTAGGGAGTAGAGCAATCAATCTGGAGATTGCAATCACTGGATTTGAAATTGGATTAACGACCTTCACCCGCGAAGCCTTTCCAGAGGAGTGGGGCATAATCCAAAATAATCTGGGCAATGGATATAAAGACCGGATTTTGGGAAATAGAGCTGAGAATCTGGAGCAAGCCATTGCTTGCTATCAAAATGCTTTACGAGTATACACCTGTAATGAATTTCCACAGCTATGGGCTGCTACTCAAAACAATTTAGCAAATGCCTATAGTGATCGCATTTACAAAGAAAGGACTGACAATTTGGAACAAGCCATTGGTTGCTATCAAAATGCTTTGCGGGTTTATACTCGCGAGGCATTTCCTCAACAGTGGTCTACAATCAACAATAACTTAGGTGCGGTCTACAGCAAACGCATTCGCGGTGATCAAGCTGATAACCTGGAAATAGCACTCCAAGCCTACCATCGTGCTTTGGAAGTCCGCACTAGAGAGGCTTTTCCGATGGATTGGGCTGCGACTAAAAGTAATCTGGCAACTGCCTATAGCGATCGCATTCGTGGAAACAGAGCTGACAATCTTGAACTTGCCATTGCCTGCTATCAAAATGCTCTAGAGGTTTATACTCGTTTAGCATTTCCCCAGGCTTGGGCAATGACCCAAAACAACCTAGCAGTTGCTTACCGGGAGCGTATTCGAGGTGACAAAGCAACAAACCTGGAAATGTCGATTCAGGCTTACTATAGTGCTTTGGAAGTCCGCACTAGAGAGGCTTTTCCAATTGATTGGGCTGCTACTCAAAGTAATCTGGCCATTGCCTATAGCGATCGCATTCGTGGAAACAGAGCTGACAATCTTGAACTTGCTATTGCCTGCAGCCAAAGTGCCTTACAGGTTTACACCCGCGAGGCATTCCCAGAACAATGGGCTAGGACTCAGAGTAATTTAGCTACTGCTTATCGCGAGTTGGGACAGATTGCCAAGGCACTTACTTGCTATAAAAATGCTTTAGAGGTTTTTTTCCCTACAGCTTTTCCAGTAGACTGCCTTAGGGTTGGACGGAATTTAGGCGATACAGCTTTTGCTGCTGGCTTCTGGACAGAAGCCATTGAAGGGTATGATATTGCTATTGAAGCGGTCGAGCAAAGCCGTACCTGGGCTAGTACTGAGGCAAGGCGTGAAGAGATTCTCTCAGCAGCGATAGATGTTTACGGCAACATGGTGCAAGCCTGCATCAATAGCGAACAGTTTGACCGGGCTCTTGAATACGTCGAGCGCAGCAAAGCTCGTAACCTTGTGGAAATACTGGTCACTAAAAACCTTTACCCCAAAGGCAACATTCCCAAAACTGTCCTCAAAGAGCTAGATCGCCTGCGCCGGGAAATTGTCGGGGAACAGCGTAGGCTTAAGATCGAAGAAAGCATTAGATCTACAGATGGTAGTTTTGATCCCTCTATTGATATAAAGCAAAACCGCATTAAATTAGAGCAACTGATCAGACAACTAGATCAGTTAATCAAGCACGATATTCACCCCATCGATCCTGCCTTTAACTTTACTCAAAAAGTTGAACCAATCTCCTTTAAACAGATTCAGCAATTGCTGCCCGATCAGCAAACTGCTCTGATTGAGTGGTATGTCACAAGCGAGACATTTTTAACTTTCATTATCACATCCAGCAGCCATATGCCCATGGTCTGGCAAGCCTCCCCAGAAGACCTACAAACCTTGTTAGATTGGACTAGTAGCTATCTCAGTTCCTACTATGATAATAGGCAAAAATGGCGACATGAATTAGATGATCGTTTACGGCAACTTGCTGATCTTCTAAACCTCAACCATTTACTCTCTCTCATTCCCATAGACTGCGAGAGACTGATTTTAATCCCCCATCGCTTTCTCCATATGTTTCCCCTCCACGCCCTAGAGATAGCAGGTCAAAATGCAAAAGTCAACAGTCAGAATAGCGCTACTGAATTACTTAATAATTTGACTCTCGGAGAATCTCTGGCAATATCTACTCAGCTTAGGGAAGAAAATACCAAAAGAGAATTGCCTCTGGCAAAAGATGACATTGTTGAGCAAAAACGTCAAAATTGCCTGTTAGACCTCTACCCTGGTGGAGTAAGTTATGCTCCCAGCTGCAAGCTATTGCAAACTGTAGAGGCAACACATACCTCACCTCAACAGCATAATTTTGATCGTCTGTTCACTGTCCAAAATCCCACTGATGACCTAGACTTCACTGACCTTGAAGTAACCGCTATTAGTTCCTACTTTGACCATGCTTATATCTTGGCTAAACAAGCTGCTACTAAAGCTGCTACTAAAGAGGCATTGAATCAGGAAAATGCTCTACAGAATGCTAACTGTGTTCACTTCTCTTGCCATGGTTACTTCAACTTAGCTTCACCTCTAGAATCAGGGCTTAGATTAGCAAATGATGAACACTTAACTTTGGGGGAAATATTTGAATTTAACTTACCAAAATGCCGCTTGGTTACTCTCTCAGCTTGTGAGACAGGATTGACAGACATTACTAGTCTCAGTGACGAGTACACAAGTTTACCCAGTGGCTTTCTCTATGCAGGAAGTTCCAATGTCGTTAGCAGTCTCTGGGCAGTGAATGACCTTCCCACAACATTTCTGATGATCAAGTTTTATGAAAATCTCAAACATAAAACATCAGCCAATATAGCACTCAGCCAAGCTCAACTTTGGCTCCGAGATACCACTCTCTACGAACTGGAGGAGTGGATTGAGCAGAGGCAGTTACCTTTTGATCACAAGTTAAGGAAACTTTGGTCGCAATGGTTTAATCAAGTTCAAGGTAGTGACAAACCTTTTGCACACCCATTCTACTGGGCTGCTTTTACATGTCAAGGATTGTAA
- a CDS encoding efflux RND transporter periplasmic adaptor subunit, with protein sequence MHKTETILASTFTFLLLIAIAPVAVFAHAGHGNEFQSGTEATSNPEGIEVDATTASQIGIKLQSVSRQFLDIGIKTTGQIETQPNQQAQVTAPIPGTVAKLLVKPGQRVKKGQAVAVISSLELIELRVESLDRLTEAKATLGEAEANLELARENLERQRQIAAAEIDEAETQLAVAQEEYDKDLALAIEGALARRQMLESKTKLAEAKTLLKRAFSRREVLEAEAELKRAQTAVKAAKSRVQLSDTTYKTRLQQLSNSANNQGRVTVLAPISGTVAQWQVTLGESFEDAGGQLMTIVNNNQVWATANIYEKDLYKVKIGQKVRLEVSSLPNQTFTGQVTQIDPIVAGQTRVVPVRVRLDNPGGQLKPGMFAQLKIFTDKTNVATLAIPQDALVDANGKQLIYVENGKNFYEPVELALGSTFGDLVEVKNGLFEGDQIVAQGGVMLYAQSLRGGSKADHHEHEQEEHNHEATSTNLNVASLPWWWVLPVGGVITAGAFMLGQRTASQSRPAPIEISDEPTNNNYHSTADVKGNGQSNGDGYLDSAIPNRFANKQ encoded by the coding sequence ATGCATAAGACAGAAACAATCCTGGCTTCAACGTTTACTTTTTTGCTGCTGATAGCGATCGCACCAGTTGCTGTTTTCGCCCATGCCGGGCATGGTAATGAGTTCCAAAGCGGAACCGAAGCCACCAGCAATCCGGAAGGAATTGAGGTAGATGCCACCACCGCTAGTCAAATTGGGATTAAACTCCAATCCGTCTCTAGGCAGTTTTTGGATATTGGTATTAAAACCACTGGGCAAATTGAAACCCAGCCCAACCAACAGGCGCAAGTAACAGCGCCGATTCCCGGTACAGTTGCTAAACTTTTGGTCAAACCAGGTCAGAGGGTCAAAAAAGGTCAAGCGGTTGCTGTCATCTCTAGCTTGGAGTTAATTGAATTGCGGGTTGAGTCTCTCGACAGACTGACTGAAGCTAAGGCAACATTGGGAGAAGCTGAGGCAAATCTGGAACTAGCTCGGGAAAATTTAGAACGTCAGCGTCAAATTGCTGCTGCTGAAATCGATGAAGCTGAAACTCAGCTAGCAGTAGCCCAAGAAGAGTACGATAAAGACCTAGCATTAGCAATCGAAGGTGCTCTGGCTCGACGTCAGATGCTAGAGTCGAAAACTAAACTAGCAGAGGCTAAAACGTTACTGAAAAGAGCATTTAGCCGTCGGGAAGTTCTGGAAGCAGAAGCGGAACTAAAACGGGCTCAAACAGCGGTTAAGGCTGCCAAATCTCGGGTTCAACTGAGCGATACTACCTACAAAACCCGACTGCAACAACTTAGTAATTCTGCTAATAACCAAGGAAGGGTAACGGTGCTTGCTCCAATTTCCGGTACAGTAGCGCAATGGCAAGTAACCTTGGGTGAATCCTTTGAAGACGCAGGTGGGCAACTGATGACGATTGTTAACAATAATCAAGTCTGGGCAACTGCTAATATTTATGAAAAAGACTTATACAAGGTAAAAATAGGTCAGAAGGTCAGATTAGAAGTTTCTAGTCTGCCTAATCAGACTTTTACAGGTCAAGTTACCCAAATCGACCCGATAGTAGCAGGTCAGACACGAGTAGTGCCAGTGAGGGTAAGGTTGGATAATCCTGGAGGGCAACTAAAACCAGGAATGTTTGCTCAATTAAAGATTTTCACTGATAAAACCAATGTAGCTACTTTAGCGATTCCTCAAGATGCTTTGGTGGATGCTAATGGTAAACAACTGATTTATGTAGAAAATGGTAAGAACTTCTATGAACCTGTAGAACTTGCTCTTGGTTCAACTTTTGGGGATTTGGTGGAAGTCAAGAATGGTTTATTTGAAGGTGACCAGATTGTGGCTCAAGGGGGGGTGATGTTGTATGCCCAATCCTTAAGGGGTGGCTCTAAAGCTGATCACCATGAACATGAGCAAGAAGAACATAATCATGAGGCAACATCCACTAACCTTAATGTTGCTAGCCTACCCTGGTGGTGGGTTTTGCCTGTAGGAGGGGTAATTACAGCTGGTGCTTTTATGCTTGGACAGCGCACTGCTTCACAATCAAGACCAGCACCTATAGAAATTTCAGATGAACCGACCAATAATAACTATCATTCCACTGCTGATGTAAAAGGAAATGGTCAGAGCAATGGGGATGGCTATTTAGATTCCGCGATTCCTAATCGTTTCGCAAACAAGCAATAA
- a CDS encoding sulfiredoxin: MVYIKEIPLEQIRRPLPRQNDPNKVAALMESIAKEGLREPIDVLEVDGQYYGFSGCHRYEAHQRLGKKTIKCRVRRAPRSVLKRHLA; encoded by the coding sequence ATGGTATACATCAAAGAAATTCCCCTAGAACAAATCCGCCGTCCCCTACCACGACAAAATGATCCAAACAAGGTGGCGGCGCTAATGGAATCAATTGCCAAAGAGGGTTTGCGCGAACCCATTGATGTGTTAGAAGTAGATGGGCAATACTATGGTTTTTCCGGTTGCCACCGTTACGAAGCACACCAGCGTTTAGGAAAAAAAACCATTAAATGCCGCGTTCGTCGCGCTCCTCGGTCGGTCTTAAAACGGCATTTAGCCTGA